Proteins found in one Corynebacterium freneyi genomic segment:
- a CDS encoding NADP-dependent isocitrate dehydrogenase: MATIIWTRTDEAPLLATYSLKPIVEAFAAQAGINVETRDISLAGRIIAQFPERLSEDQRIDDELSALGELVKEPGANIIKLPNISASIPQIKRAVAELQEKGYDIPKYLSQPETEEERADRAKFDKVKGSAVNPVLREGNSDRRAPEAVKNYARKHPHRMGEWSADSKTNVATMASNDFRHNEKSVIMEQDDKLTYVLETDDGHEIVLKKDMPVLKGEIIDGTGINAQILSSFLKSQIKKAKREGVLFSVHLKATMMKVSDPLIFGEVIKAFFPSVYPKFEAKLASVNLTPDYGIGAILDGLHKLDVGTASAVKAAIERDLADGPALYMVNSDKGITNLHVPSDVIIDASMPALIRNGGKGWGPDGEEKDTLAVIPDSSYAGVYQAVIDDCRANGAYDPTTMGTVPNVGLMAQKAEEYGSHDKTFQMPENGVLQVLNSAGDVLIEHHVARGDIWRSCQTKDAPIRDWVKLAVNRARATGDPAVFWLDPSRAHDANLITKVKEYLKDHDTEGLDIRIMDPVAATKLSVERIREGKNTISVTGNVLRDYLTDLFPIMELGTSAKMLSVVPLMAGGGLFETGAGGSAPKHVQQVQEENHLRWDSLGEFLALAESLRYAGSHDDDPRAGVLADALDRATSTLLENGKSPSRKAGEIDNRGSHFYLALYWAQELAAQDDSAELKEVFAPVAEALAAKEESIAQTLLDAQGEPADLGGYFLPDDEKTTAIMRPSAEFNEIIDGLRK, encoded by the coding sequence ATGGCCACGATCATCTGGACCCGCACCGACGAGGCTCCTCTTCTCGCGACCTACTCGCTGAAGCCCATCGTCGAGGCGTTCGCCGCACAGGCCGGCATCAACGTCGAGACCCGCGACATCTCCCTCGCCGGTCGCATCATCGCCCAGTTCCCGGAGCGTCTCTCCGAGGACCAGCGAATCGACGATGAGCTGTCCGCCCTCGGCGAGCTGGTGAAGGAGCCCGGGGCCAACATCATCAAGCTGCCGAATATTTCGGCCTCCATTCCGCAGATCAAGCGCGCCGTCGCCGAGCTGCAGGAGAAGGGCTACGACATTCCGAAGTACCTGTCGCAGCCGGAGACCGAGGAGGAGCGCGCCGACCGCGCCAAGTTCGACAAGGTCAAGGGTTCCGCCGTCAACCCGGTGCTGCGCGAGGGCAACTCCGACCGCCGCGCCCCGGAGGCCGTGAAGAACTACGCCCGCAAGCACCCGCACCGCATGGGCGAGTGGTCGGCGGACTCCAAGACCAACGTCGCCACCATGGCCTCCAACGACTTCCGCCACAACGAGAAGTCCGTGATCATGGAGCAGGACGACAAGCTGACCTACGTCCTGGAGACCGACGACGGCCACGAGATCGTGCTGAAGAAGGACATGCCGGTCCTGAAGGGCGAGATCATCGACGGCACGGGCATCAATGCGCAGATCCTGTCGTCGTTTTTGAAGTCGCAGATCAAGAAGGCCAAGCGCGAGGGCGTCCTGTTCTCCGTGCACCTGAAGGCCACCATGATGAAGGTCTCCGACCCGCTGATCTTCGGCGAGGTCATCAAGGCCTTCTTCCCGTCGGTGTACCCGAAGTTCGAGGCCAAGCTGGCTTCCGTGAACCTCACCCCGGACTACGGCATCGGCGCCATCCTCGACGGCCTGCACAAGCTCGACGTCGGCACCGCCTCCGCCGTCAAGGCCGCCATCGAGCGCGACCTGGCCGACGGCCCGGCGCTGTACATGGTCAACTCGGACAAGGGCATCACCAACCTGCACGTGCCGTCGGACGTCATCATCGACGCCTCCATGCCGGCGCTGATCCGCAACGGCGGCAAGGGCTGGGGCCCGGACGGAGAGGAGAAGGACACCCTCGCGGTGATCCCGGACTCCTCCTACGCCGGCGTCTACCAGGCGGTCATCGACGACTGCCGCGCCAACGGCGCCTACGACCCGACCACGATGGGCACGGTCCCGAACGTCGGCCTGATGGCCCAGAAGGCCGAGGAGTACGGCTCGCACGACAAGACCTTCCAGATGCCGGAGAACGGCGTGCTGCAGGTGCTCAACTCGGCCGGCGACGTGCTCATCGAGCACCACGTCGCCCGCGGCGACATCTGGCGTTCCTGCCAGACCAAGGACGCCCCGATCCGCGACTGGGTGAAGTTGGCCGTCAACCGCGCCCGCGCCACCGGCGACCCGGCCGTCTTCTGGCTGGACCCGTCCCGCGCCCACGATGCGAACCTGATCACGAAGGTCAAGGAGTACCTGAAGGATCACGACACCGAGGGCCTGGACATCCGCATCATGGACCCGGTGGCAGCGACGAAGCTGTCCGTGGAGCGCATCCGCGAGGGCAAGAACACCATTTCCGTCACGGGCAACGTGCTGCGCGACTACCTGACCGACCTGTTCCCGATCATGGAGCTGGGCACGTCGGCGAAGATGCTGTCGGTCGTCCCGCTGATGGCGGGCGGCGGCCTGTTCGAGACCGGTGCCGGCGGCTCCGCCCCGAAGCACGTCCAGCAGGTGCAGGAGGAGAACCACCTCCGCTGGGATTCGCTGGGCGAGTTCCTGGCCCTGGCCGAGTCGCTGCGCTACGCCGGTTCGCATGACGACGACCCGCGCGCCGGCGTCCTGGCCGACGCCCTGGATCGCGCGACTTCCACGCTGCTGGAGAACGGCAAGTCCCCGTCCCGCAAGGCCGGCGAGATCGACAACCGCGGCTCGCACTTCTACCTGGCGCTGTACTGGGCGCAGGAGCTGGCGGCGCAGGACGACAGCGCCGAGCTGAAGGAGGTTTTCGCCCCGGTGGCCGAGGCGCTCGCCGCCAAGGAGGAGTCCATCGCGCAGACCCTGCTCGATGCTCAGGGTGAGCCGGCCGATCTGGGCGGCTACTTCCTGCCGGACGACGAGAAGACCACCGCCATCATGCGTCCGTCCGCCGAGTTCAACGAGATCATCGACGGCCTGCGCAAGTAG